The following proteins are encoded in a genomic region of Clostridium kluyveri:
- a CDS encoding NAD-dependent epimerase/dehydratase family protein codes for MKKILISGANSYIGTSFENYVKQWANEYEVDTVDMVDENWNNKSFLGYDTVFHVAGIAHIKETKENAPLYYKVNRDLVYEVAKKVKEEGVKQFIFLSSMSVYGMETGVINRDTVPAPKSDYGKSKLQAEELISPLQDSMFNIAILRPPMIYGKGCKGNYVKLERFALKSPIFPDIKNKRSMIYIDNLCEFVKLLIDDYSGGLFFPQNGEYVCTSEMVKLICETHGKKIRVTKLFNLLLRLIKNSTVNKVFGDLIYEKKISKYSNRYVVYDFQTSIRLTEK; via the coding sequence GTGAAAAAAATACTTATAAGTGGTGCCAATAGTTATATAGGGACAAGCTTTGAAAACTATGTTAAGCAGTGGGCAAATGAATATGAAGTAGATACTGTTGATATGGTGGATGAGAATTGGAACAATAAGAGTTTTTTAGGATATGATACAGTGTTTCATGTGGCAGGGATTGCTCACATAAAAGAGACCAAAGAAAATGCTCCACTTTATTATAAAGTAAATAGAGATTTAGTATATGAAGTTGCTAAGAAAGTAAAAGAGGAAGGTGTTAAACAGTTTATATTTTTAAGTTCCATGAGCGTCTATGGCATGGAGACTGGTGTTATAAATAGAGATACTGTTCCTGCACCAAAGAGTGATTATGGGAAGTCAAAACTTCAAGCGGAAGAATTAATATCACCACTTCAAGATTCTATGTTTAATATTGCAATTTTAAGGCCACCTATGATATATGGTAAAGGTTGTAAGGGAAATTATGTTAAATTAGAAAGGTTTGCATTAAAATCGCCTATCTTTCCAGACATAAAAAATAAGCGAAGCATGATTTATATAGATAATTTATGTGAATTTGTAAAGCTACTAATTGATGATTATAGTGGAGGATTATTCTTTCCTCAAAATGGAGAATATGTGTGTACTTCGGAGATGGTAAAGCTTATTTGTGAAACACATGGAAAGAAGATAAGGGTGACTAAGTTATTTAATCTATTATTAAGATTAATTAAAAATAGTACAGTTAATAAAGTATTTGGTGACTTGATATATGAAAAAAAGATATCTAAATATAGTAATAGGTATGTTGTCTATGATTTTCAGACATCTATTAGGTTAACGGAGAAGTGA